Below is a genomic region from Spirosoma radiotolerans.
GCCCACGCAGCTTTTCACGGTGCGCAGGGACTTGCCGTACGCGTGACCGCTTTCGAAACCAGCGGCTATGAGTTCTTCCCAAATGATGGGCAGATCGCCAACGTGTGCACCGAAGAGATCAATTCGCTGTCCCCCGGTAATCTTGGTGTAAAGGCCATATTTCTTGGCAACCTGACCAATCACGATCAACTTATCCGGGGTGATTTCGCCACCCGGAATGCGGGGTACAACCGAATAGGTGCCGCCTTTCTGGATATTAGCCAGAAATCGGTCATTTGAATCCTGAATCGTGGCCCGTCCTTTCTCCAGAATGTTCTCGTTCCAGAGACTTGCCAGAATGGAGGCCACAGCGGGTTTACACACCTCGCACCCATCGCCTTTCCCGATATGGTCCAGCACAGCACCGAATGTTTTAAGGCTATTGATTTTAACCAGATCCAGTAGCTCCTGTCGCGTGTAATCGAAGTGTTCGCAAAGGATATTCCGAACATAAACGCCTTTCTCCTTCAGAACACCCTGAATGATATCTTTCACCATGGGCGTGCATCCTCCGCAACCGGTACAGGCTTTGGTCGCTTTCTTGAGCGCATCGACGGTTGTATGACCATTTTCGCCAATTTCATGGCAAAGCATGGCTTTAGTCACGGCTTCGCAGGAACAGATCAGCGCGTCGTCGGGTAAACCCATGACTCCGGCAGCAGACCCGGCATCTTCACCTCCACGTGAACCCAAAATCAGATCTTCAGGATCAGGTGGGAGAATGGTTTTGTTCTTGCAGGTTTGCAGCAGCATGTTGTACTGGTCAGCATCGCCAACCAGAATGCCGCCCAGCAATTCTTTTCCATCCGTCGATATGTTGACGCGCTTATAAACGCCTTTCGCCTTGTTTTCGTAGACAATCGTTTTACAGTCCGATGCAAAGGGATCACCAAAAGAGCCCACGTCCGTGCCAATCAGCTTCAGCTTGGTTGACATATCGTACGGCTTGAACTCTTTTTCTGTGCCCGTCAGGCGAGCGGCTACCACCTCGGCCATTTCGTAGCCGGGCGCCACCAAACCATAAATCATATGGTGTGCCACGGCACATTCGCCAATGGCAAAGATGGATGGGTCAGATGTTTGCAGGAAGTTATCGACCAGGATGCCCCCACGCGGGTGGGTCTCAATCCCTGACGCTTTGGCAAGCTCGTCGCGGGGGCGAATGCCAGCAGATATAACCAGCATATCGACGTCAATACGTGACCCGTCGGCAAACTGCATCCCGGTAATGGCCTCATCGCCGGTAATTTCCTGTGTACTCTTCGACAGGTGAATGGTCAACCCCAGGGATTCCAGTTGCTGCTGTAAAATACCCGATCCGGCATCGTCAATCTGACGGGGCATCAGCCGGGGTGCAAATTCAACGACGTGAGCTTCATCCAGACCCAGGTCGAGCAGCGCTTTGGCGGCTTCGAGACCTAACAAACCGCCACCCAAAACTGCCCCACGCCGTGCCTTGCGGGCGTAGGACTGAATAAGGTCGAGGTCTTCAATAGTGCGATACACAAACACGCCGTCTTTTTCCACACCGGCTACGGGCGGCACAAACGCCCCCGAACCCGTGGCCAGCACCAGATAGTCATAAGGTACTACGACACCGTGGTGTGAACGGACCTCTTTTCGCTCCCGGTCAATGTCTACGACCGGATCGGTGAGGTAGAGCGTAATAGCATTTTCGGCATACCAGCTTTGGGGCGCAAGTGTCAGATCGTCGGCTGTTTTACCATCGAAATAAGCACTTAAATGAACCCGGTCGTAGGCTACGCGCGGTTCTTCTCCAAAAACCGTTATCGTAAATTGGTACCCATTTTTTTCTTTGGCTACTAATTTCTCGCAGAACTTGTAGCCTACCATGCCATTGCCAATGACGACGACACGCCTGTTTTTGTTTGTGTTCATAGTTAATTGTAACTATAGCATTGTGAAAACCCCGTTTTATTATTGTACTTTATTTATAAAATAGCCTTTTTCCTCCCAAAATAGGCTAGTCAAAAGTAAGAGGTGTTTTTTGTAAATCCTAACGTATTATTCCGTTATAGGTTGATTATGAAACATATTTTTTCGAAAAAGACTTGTTTTTAAGAATTTCATCTCTACTTTTGACCAAGAAACAGCGTATAGTTAAAATCGCTTGTTGATAGTATAATAGTACTATTCCAGTATAAACGGTAAAGTCAAATGATGCCAAAGCTAACACTCGTGGGGGCGGGTCCCGGCGACGGCGAATTGATCACCTTAAAAGGGATCAGGGCGCTTCGGCAGGCAGATGTTGTTCTATATGACGATCTGGCCAACCACACATTACTGGAGTTTGCGCCCGAACAGGCACTGAAGATCTACGTAGGTAAACGGGCTGGTCAGGCGTCGTTGACGCAGGAAGAAATCAACGAGCTGATCGTTCGGTGTGCGCAGGAGCATAGTCATGTGGTTCGACTCAAAGGGGGCGATCCATACGTGTTTGGGCGTGGCTTTGAAGAACTCGAGTATGTACGGCGGTATGCTATTGACTGCGAGGTGGTGCCGGGCGTATCGAGTAGTATAGCCGTACCCGCTTCGCAGGGTATTCCTGTGACGAGCCGGGGCGTAAGCGAGAGTTTCTGGGTCATTACCGGCACCACCCGAAATGGCGAACTTTCAGAAGATCTGTATCTGGCGGCTCAATCGAAAGCAACCGTTGTGGTGTTGATGGGCATGCGGAAAGTAAAGGAGATATGCGCTATTTTCTGCGAGGCCGGACGCGGTCATTTGCCCATGGCCATTGTGCAGAATGGGACGCGTGCCGATGAGCAGTGCGTGATTGGTCAGGTCTGGAATATACCACAGTTAGCGGCAGAGCAAGGCGTGGGGGCGCCCGCTGTGCTGGTCATTGGTGAAGTTGTCTCGTTGCATCCGTCGTATCTGGCGGAATCAATGCGAAATTTCTCCATGGCCTGCTGAGGGACTGCTTACGGTTTTAAGGTATTCGGTGGCTGGCGTGTCAGAGTTCATGCGTGAGCCCACCGTAAACAGAAACCGAAAAAAGCCGATCCGGTGTGGGGGCACCTTTGGATCGGCCAAAACAGGGTTGTCTATGCGAAAAACACAAACGCTTCAAAGAAAATGAAAAAAACCAGGTAAAGCAAATCGGCGTCTTTCCGCCACTGGCCGCGCACCAGCCCGTCAGTCCTCTCTGTATCGCCTTCAGAGCCATCCGTCCGTTCTGTTACACACCTCCTTACCCAGTAGTTGGGTAGGTCCACTCACTGTTGTCTTTGCTATTCATTTTCTTCTTAATCTGATTGCCTATTCTCATGAAGTATACAATCAACCGATTGACCATTGCCTGTGTGTTGCTACTGGCGACCCGGTCAACAGGGGTCGCCCAGTTTTCGCTTGTTGGGCAACTCCGTACACGAACCGAACTCCGAAACGGGCTTGGTAATCTGGCGCCTAAAGATGCACCCGCAGCTTTTTTTACATCCCAGCGCACACGGCTCACATTCGGCTACAAATGGGATCGTATCCAGTTTCAGACCTCCATTCAGGATGTTCGGGTATGGGGGCAGGATGCGTCCACGATCAATAACGCCGATGGTAACCGCCTGATGGTTCACGAAGCCTGGGCCGAAGTGACACTCATCAACAGGGCTGACACGACCATCAAATTCAGACCTATCGAAAACCTTTCGCTTAAAATTGGCCGTCAGGAGCTTGTGTACGATGATGTTCGGCTGTTAGGCAATCTTGACTGGCTCCAGCAGGGGCGTCGATTTGATGCCGCTTTGCTGAAAGCGCAGCATAGAGGCTGGGCTCTCGACCTTGGAGTTGGCTTTAATCAAAACACCGATGCGTTTGGTATGGTAGGAGACAACTACACACCGGGGAACGTCCCCGCATCGGCTCTGTCGACCAAAAATGTGACGCTGGCGATTCCGGCCGGTTTCATTCCCACGGCCGGAAAGGGCGGTGCTCCGGTGCTGGCGACGCCACTGAGCACAAACGGGCAGAACCAGCAATTCAAGTCGTTTCAGATGGCTTACCTGGCACACAAGTTTAACCAGACGAAGTTCTCAGCTTTACTCTTTAAGGATGATTTTCAGAAATACCGATCTGATTCGCTGGGGAGTGCGGCAGCCGGTTACGTATATGGCAGGCGTTACGATGTGGCAGGTACGAATTCGCGAGTAACGTATGGAGCCATGCTGATCGGCCAGCTGGGCGATGCCTCTTCTAAATTGGGCAAAGTGCAGTGGCAGGCGTTTGCCTACGGACAGAACGGCAAAGACCGCGATGGCCTTAGTCTTAAAAAGGCGTACCACTACGGCGGTAACGTCATGTTCCAGAAAGGGTTGTTAAGCTTTGGCCCTGGCTACGAAGTACTTTCAGGAAACAATGCCACAACGATCCAATCGGGCGAAACCAGCCGCTTTGACCCACTATATGGTACTCCGCACCGCCATTGGGGCTATATGGATTATTTCTACGTAGGAACGGGGTCGCCGGCGGGTGGTTTGCAGGATGCCTTTCTGAAGTTCAAATACACTGGAATCCGTCTGACGACCACCTTCGATATGCACTATTTCGCGCTGGCCGCACCGACATACAACAAAATGCCCGATGCACCCATCGGCACGCTTCTGCCGAACAAACTGGGTATGGAATATGACTTCGTGGCCAATTATGCCCTCAGCCGATTTACGAGCCTGGAATTCGGCTATTCGATCATGAAGGGCACCAATAGCCTCGAATACACCAAGCAGGGCACGATGGATGAGAAAAATAAACTCGGTACCTGGTCGTACCTGATGATCAACATCCGTCCAGATTTTCTGGCTACCAAACGGTAGTCCTACCTAACCAACCTGTCAATCTCTAACCGTATAAACCGTATTGTCATGAATCCATCAACCAATAAACCACTGGAGTCTTTAAACATCTTCCGTTTTAGCGGTGTGCAGATGCGGACCTTCCACATCACATGGCTTACCTTCTTTGTCTGTTTCTTTGGCTGGTTTGGCCTGGCTCCGCTGATGCCTGCCATCCGGGCCGATCTGGGCCTGACGAAACCACAGGTGGGCAACACGATCATTGCAGCTGTGTCGGCTACGATCCTGGCCCGGCTGGTCGTCGGTCGGCTGTGCGATACCTGGGGACCGCGAAAAACCTACACCGCATTGCTCCTGTTGGGTGCCTTGCCGGTGATGTTCGTCGGACTGGCGCACGATTACACCACGTTCCTGTTGTTTCGCCTGGCCATTGGGGTCATTGGCGCGTCGTTCGTGATTACGCAGTTTCATACGTCGATGATGTTTGCGCCCAAAATCAAAGGGACGGCCAATGCTGTGGCCGGTGGCTGGGGCAATCTGGGCGGTGGCATCACCCAACTGGCCATGCCCGTCATTATGGCCGCCATTGTTGGGTTCGGCTACACCAAACCCGAAGCATGGCGCCTGGCGATGATCGTGCCGGGTGTTCTCATGCTCATTATGGCGTTCGTTTATTACCGATTTACTCAGGATACGCCCGCTGGTAATGTTGATGAAATTGAGCGTTCCGTGGCAACGGGCGAAAAGGTGAGCTTCTGGGCGGCCTGCGCCGATATTCGTGTGTGGGCGCTGGCGTTGGCCTATGCCTGCTGCTTCGGAATGGAAATCACATTTGATGGTGTGGCTGCCCTTTATTTCTTCGACAACTTCAAGCTGGAGGAAACGCAGGCGGGTTTCTGGGCTATGCTCTTTGGGGGCATGAACATTTTTGCCCGTGCGCTCGGCGGTATTGTAGCCGATAAAGTTGGTAACAAATACGGTATGCGGGGTAAGGGTATTTTGCTGGCAGGTATGCTGGTGCTGGAAGGCGTTGGTATCATGTTGTTCGCGCAAGCGGGGAGCCTGCCAATGGCGATTCTGTCCATGATCACCTTCGCCCTGTTCCTGAAAATGTCGAATGGCAGTACCTACGCCATTGTCCCGTTCGTGAACCCCAAAGCCGTTGGTGTTATATCCGGTGTGGTTGGTGCCGGGGGCAACCTGGGTGGTATGCTCATGGCCTTCCTATTTAAATCACAATCAATCAGTTACGGTCAGGCTTTCCTGTATATTGGCTGCGCCGTAGCGGCTGCGGGGCTCCTTTTGTTCCTGGTCAATTTCAGTAAATCAGTTGTTGTCGAACCGGCCGAAGCCGAATTACAGACAGCTTAAAAAATGATGAATGCTAAATGATGAGTTCAAATCGACCACAATTCATCATTTAGCATTCATCATTACCAATCTTATGACTCATCAAACGACCTGTTGCTATTGTGGTGTTGGCTGTGGAATTGTAGTCAAACAGGAACCGAACGGACGATTGACCGTTGAGGGCGATAAGCAGCACCCATCCAATCGGGGAATGCTGTGCTCGAAAGGCATGAATCTGCATTATACCGTCATGGATCAGTCAGACCGGCTGCTCTATCCGCAGATGCGTCTCAACCGAAACATGCCCATACAACGGGTAAGCTGGGATGCGGCTCTGGAACGGACGGCTGCTGTATTCAAAACGTTTATTCAGAAACACGGTCCGGATTCGGTTGCGTTTTATGTGTCGGGGCAATGCCTCACGGAAGAGTATTACCTGGTCAACAAACTCATCAAAGGGTTTATCGGCTCCAATAACATCGATACCAATTCCCGGCTCTGCATGAGTTCGGCGGTGGTGGGCTATAAGCTGTCATTGGGCGAAGATTCGGTGCCGGTTTGTTACGACGACATCGAAGAGGCCGACGTTTTTCTGGTGCAGGGGGCCAACCCCGCCTGGTGCCATCCCATCCTATGGCGTCGGATTGAGGCTCACAAAGCGGCTAATCCGAACGTCAAAATCATTTGTGTCGACCCGCGCCGAACCGATACCGCTCGTTCGTCGGATCTGCACTTGCCCATTCGTCCCGGAACCGACATTGTACTGAACAACGCCATCGGTCGATTATTAATCGAGAATGGCGATATCGATAATGAGTTTATAACCAATCATGCTGACGGGTTTACCACCTACAGCGAGCAGGTGATGCAGCGCAGTATTGACGAAGCCGCTGAAATCTGCGGTATCTCTCCCGAATCCATCCGGCAGGCGGCTGACTGGATTGGTCGCTCAAAAGGGTTTCTGTCACTCTGGACAATGGGGCTGAATCAGTCGGCTGTAGGAGTGAACAAAAACCTGTCGCTCATCAACCTGCACCTGATTACGGGTCGTATTGGTAAGCCCGGCAATGGCCCCTTCTCACTGACGGGACAGCCCAATGCCATGGGTGGGCGCGAAACGGGCGGTCTGGCCAATAGCCTGCCCGCTCATCGCGATGTTCTGAATGCCACGCACCGTGCTGAAGTCGAAGCGTTCTGGAACAGCCCGGTTAACATTGCCGCAAAACCCGGCCTGACGGCTACGGAAATGTTTGACGCGCTGGCTGACGATAAATTAAAGGCCATCTGGATTATCAATACCAATCCGTTGGTTAGTATGCCGGATGTCAATGCTGCTGAAACCGCCCTAAAAAACGCCCGGTTTGTGGTGGTTCAGGACGTATCGAACCGGGCCGATACGGTGCAGTTTGCTGATGTCGTACTACCCGCAGCGGCCTGGCTCGAAAAAGAAGGGACGATGACCAATGCCGAACGCCGGATTGCGTACTTGCCTAAAGTGCTCGACGCCCCTGGCGAAGCCTTGCCCGACTCGGAAATTATCTGGCGATTTGCCCAAAAAATGGGCTATAGTGACGCTTTTTCCTACTCGGATACCTCGGCTGTTTACGACGAATATGCCCAACTTACCAAAGGCACGAACGTCGATATTACGGGCATGAATTATGCTTTGCTCAAGCAGAAACGCACTATCCAATGGCCTTACCCGAAAGGTGTAAAAGGAGAGGAAAACCGTATACCAAAAATCCCGGCGGGGAACCGTGAAAGCCAAATCGGTACGAAGCGGCTTTTCACCGATCACAAATTTTACACACCAAATGGTCGGGCGCAAATCCATGCGATACCCGACGAAAATACATCTGAACCAACGGATGATGACTTTCCGCTCGTCTTAACCACTGGTCGTATTCGCGATCAGTGGCACACCATGACCAAGACCGGGCGCGTCGCTAAATTGAACCAGCACAGTCCGCAGCCCTTCCTGCAAATCCACCCGGCCGATGCAAAAGTACGCGGCATCGAAGAAGGTCAATTGGTTGAGGTTCGGGGCCGCAGGGGAGAGGTGCGGGTGAAAGCGCAACTAACGGAGGACGTTCGTCCCGGTTTGTGTTTTCTGCCCATGCACTGGGGAAAGGTAATGGCCGGATCGTCGGGGGGCAGCAACCTGAATCGGGCTAATAACCTGACGAATGCGCTGGTGGACCCGCGCTCCAAAGAACCCGATTTTAAGTTCTCGGCGGTGGAGGTTACACCTTACAGTAAACCCGTCGAAAAAATTATCATTATTGGCGCTGGTTCAGCCGGATTGGGCTTTATCAACGCGTATCGAGCCTTGAAATCAGGTCGCGTTGAGAACCCGGTTGATGACGAACTTCACGTTTTCTCGAAGGAAATTTACCCCTTCTACAACCGTGTCTTACTACCCGATTACATCAGTGGGGCGCAATCGTGGGACCAACTCGTTAAACTACGGGAAGACCAGTTTGCTGAAGCCCGTATCATTGTTCATAAGGGCGTTGGCATTGCGCATATCGACCGGGACGCGAAGGTCGTGGTCGATACCGACGGCATAGAGCATACCTACGACAAGATTATTCTGGGCACGGGTAGCCGGGCGTTTATGCCCAAAGGTATTCCTCGTTTGCCGGGAATCTTCAACATGCGTTCGCGGCTCGATGCCGATTCGCTCCTGCCATTCTTGAATCAGCGTGATCCTCATGCCGTCATTGTAGGTGGTGGTTTACTGGGGCTTGAACTGGCGGCTTCGTTGCGGCAAATAGATGTACGGGTAACGGTTATTCAGCGGGCAGGCCGATTTATGGAACGCCAGCTCGACTCATTAGCCAGTGAACTGCTATACCTGGAACTCCTCGATCGGGGTATCGAGGTCTACTTTAATGAAGAAGTACAGACCTTCATGGGTACCGATACCGTTGAAGGCATTCAATTAAAGTCGGGCAAAAAACTAAACTGCCAGGTGGTAGTGATGGCCATTGGCACAGTGCCCAACATCGAGCTCGCCCGCCAGGCGGGTCTTACCTGCAACCGGGGCGTGGTGGTAAACGATTATCTGCAAACCTCCGACCCCGACATTTTTGCCGCTGGCGAAGTGGCGCAGTGGAATGGCGAGATGTGGGGCATCACGCTAGCCGCTGAACAGCAGGCCGAAACGGCCGCCCGCTTCATCGCCGGTGATATTTCGCAACCGTACAAGGGAAGCCTTGCCATCAGCATTCTGAAAATGGAAGGCCTGCACCTGTGCAGTATGGGCCTGACCGAGGTGCCCGCCAATGCTGGCCGCGATTATGAAGAGATCATCTTTATCGACAAATCGAAGCGGTACTACAAAAAATGCATCGTTCAGGGCGATAAACTGGTTGGTGCCATTCTGGTTGGCGACAAAAACGAGTTTGCTGAGTTTCGGGAATTGATCGCCAATAGCACCGAATTATCCGAAAAGCGCCTTCAACTCCTGCGCGCCAGCAAAAAAGTCGATCCGCTGGAAGGTAAGCTGGTTTGTTCCTGCAACACCGTTGGTCAGGGTAACCTGGAACGGGCCATTCAGGCGGGTTGCACGGATTTTCAGCAGTTGTGCCAGAAGACCGGTGCCGGCACCGGCTGCGGCTCCTGCCGACCAGAAGTGCGGAGTATTTTGGAAACAATGAGTGAAAGACTGAAAGGGCGACAGAGTGCTATTACTGGATTAGCTCCCCTTGGGTTATTTGCTCTTTCGCTCTGTCAATCTTTCACTCATTAAATCTCATGCGCGATTATTATACCCTAAAAGTCAATATGCCCGCCGGAATTGTTTCGCCGGGTACGCTGCAAACGGTGTTGTCGCTGGCCTATGAAGCGAAGGTTCGGCGGGTGCGTTTTGGTGCCCGGCAGCAACTGCTGATGACGGTGCATTATGAAGACATGCGGTTTCTGGAGAAAGACCTGAAGCAGCACCAGATCTCATACGAGTTAAATACGGAGCAGTATCCAAATATTATTAGCTCCTATTGCGGAGAAAACGTCTTCCGAACCGGAGCCTGGCTGCGGGAAAGTGAGTACCATACGGTGCTGGATCAGTTTGATTATCAACCCCAGCTTAAAGTAAACCTATCTGACTCGAACCAGAGCTTTACACCGTTCTTTACCGGAAATCTCAATTTTATTGCCTCGCCCGAACCCCATTTCTGGTACCTGTACGTACGTCCGAAACAGCATAATAGCCTGTTCCGATGGCCGGAACTCGTGTACACCAACGACATTGGGCGGCTGGCCAGAGCGGTTGAAGAGGCTCTGCTGCAACAGGATTATTCGGGTGAAGAGGCCTTGTATAAGCTCGTTACGACCGGACAGAATTTTATCACTCAACCCGCTAATGAGGACGTCGAACTGCCTGATTTTTCGCTGCCGTATTACGAAGGGTTTAATCGATACGGTGAGCGTTCTTGGTTAGGGCTATACCGCCGGGATGAGCAGTTCTCGGTTGCGTTTTTACTGGATGTCTGCGCCTTATGCCTGAAAACCCGCATTGGAGAATTATGCGTTACGCCCTGGAAATCGCTTATTATCAAAGGAATTGAGGAGAAAGACCGGGCCACCTGGTCGTATGTACTGGGTAAACACAACATCAATGTGCGCCATGCCGCCAACGAGTTAGCCTGGCAAACCGAAGATCATACCGATGCCGGAACGGAGCTAAAAAATTACGTGATCCGGTATTTCGAGAAGAACGACACCCGCACGTTCGGCTTGTGTTTTGGTGTCCAGACGCGTGCTAAATCAGAAGTGTTTGGGTCCGTTTTAATTCGAAAACGCCCCTTGGTTCGGCTAGGTCAATTGGCTTTGTTCAGCGTGTATGACTTGTACTACACAGAGAATTTTAACCCCAACAGCCGGATCTATCATCTGGCCGAAAAAGGGCTGTTGAAGATGCACGTGCCCAATCAGTTAAATCGGCTGTGCCGCAAGTTCAACGCGCGCCGGTCGCAGGAGCGGGTGGAAACGGTTCGGGTAGAGAAAGAAAGAACAGAGTTAGCCCAGCCCGCCGAAACGACCAGCGTGCACCAATGTAGCCACTGTTTTACAGTTTACGACGCTCACTATGGCGATTCCCGGCATAGCATTCCAGCTGGCACGCCGTTCAGCCAGCTGCCCCCGGATTATGCCTGCCCAACCTGCGACGCGCCCAAATCAGACATGCATGCCGTAGAGGGGCTATCAGTTTCCTTTGGTGGTGTCAGTTTCTTAAAACTGACAAGCGAAGTTTCTTAAAACCTCATGTCAGTTTTAAGAATCGCATCAGCGACCCGGCTGACATCACCTAGACTAATGCCATTCCATGAGCATCAGCATCAGCGCGGCCATCTGGATGAGTGGGCTGTGAGAACACGGCCCACGGAAAAGGCGTCAATTTTTCAAAATTGACAGCACCGAACACAGGCAGTTTTTCCAAAAAAATCAGTATTATTAGGGTATGACTTCGCATACCAACGACCTCAAACAGCAAATCGAACACATTCTGCATTGGGAGCAGTCGTCCCATTGGCGCCTGCGCGATTTTGAGTCGTTGAGTCATTTAGTTTTCCTTCATACGAACCGGCAGCTGGATGCCCGCGAGTTGCAGGCGTTCTGGACATCCTCGGCCGTTCCCTCGCAATCGTTTCTGGATACCCTTGCCCGCTATGCCGATTACGCGGATTGGAACGAATTCTGTATCCGAAATTTTTATGGTGAAGTCGATCTCGGCGATGAGGCAGTGGCGCTTCATGCGCCGATGTGGGAAATTCCTATCAAATGGGTCATTTTGCTTTGCTGGCTATCGTTGGTTGTATCCGTTCTGGTCGCGATACTTCTGGTTTGGAAACACTAAACGATTCCCCTTATCACCGCGTTATTGTTCCATAGTTCCTAGTCAACAACCACAACCCAATTCAAGCGACCGAATGGTACGTTTTTCTTTATGCCTGAGCCTGTTGCTCAGCGCAACTCTGGTGCTGGCGCAATCTACACCCAAAGCGACGTCAGCCGCGAAAAAACCTGGGGCTTCGCAAGCCGCGATACCCAGCCTCAATAGCCCAATCCCACTCGACCCCGACGTTAAAGTCGGGAAATTACCCAACGGATTGACCTATTACATCCGCAAAAATGCGGAGCCAAAAAATCGGGCCGAATTGCGGCTGGTTATTCGGGCGGGCTCAGTACTGGAAAATGATAACCAGCAGGGACTGGCCCACTTCATGGAGCACATGGAGTTCAACGGTACCAAGAATTTTCCCAAAAATGAACTGGTCAATTTTCTGCAATCGGCGGGCGTTCGATTTGGTGCCGATTTGAATGCCTACACGGGCTTCGATGAAACGGTCTATCAACTGCCCGTTCCAACGGATTCTGCCCATGTCTTCAACCAGGCTTTCCAGATTCTGGAAGACTGGGCGCATAACGCCACCATTGACCCAACCGAAGTTGATAAAGAGCGGGGTGTTATTCTGGAAGAACGACGGCTGGGGCGTGGGGCTGGTCAGCGGATGCGGGATAAATATTTTCCGATTCTCTTAAATAACTCGCAGTATGCCAAGCGCCTTCCCATCGGTACCGAGCAGGTATTGACCACGTTCAAACCTGAGGTTCTGCGGCAGTTTTACAAAGATTGGTATCGACCCGATCTGATGGCCGTTATTGCCGTTGGCGATTTCGATATGAAGCAGGTAGAAGGGATCATCCGCGAAAAATTCGGCCGAATCCCCGCCGTCAAAGCGCCGAAACCACGCACGGAGTACGACATTCCGGCCCACAAAGACACAAAAGTGGTTATCGTAACCGACCCTGAACAGCCCAATACGGTTGTGCAGGTTATTTATAAGCGACCTGAGATCAAGGAAAAAACGCTAAATGACTTACGGGAGAGCATCAAACGAGGACTGTTTAACACCATGCTTGGCAACCGGATTCAGGAGTTGACTCAGCGTGCCGATCCGCCGTTTTTAGGGGGTTACAGCAATTACAGCGATTTTTTGGGCAACCTCGATGCGTTTACGTCCATTGCCGTGGCCAAGGAAGGAAATGTTGAGCGAGCCATCCGGGCTGTGCTCGATGAGAATGCCCGTGTAAAACAGTTTGGCTTTACGCCAACGGAGCTGGCTCGCGCCAAGCAGGAGTTTCTGACCAATGTAGAACAGGCTTACAGCGAACGGGATAAAACCCGTTCGGTCAATTATGTGAATGAATACGTGCAAAACTTTACGGATAAGGCCCCGTACACGAGCATTCAATTTTACTACAACTTTCTGAAAAAAGAGCAGGACGGCATTAAACTCGCCGAGGTCAACGCACTCGTCGATCAGTTTATCCACAACGATAACCGGGCGGTTATTGTCATGGCTCCCGAGAAAGATAAAGCCAAGCTCCCAACGGTTGAACAGATCATCCGCTATGTGGATGACGCGGGTAAAGGGCTGACGGCCTATGAAGATAAAACGCTGGATAGCCCACTGTTGGCCACTCAGCCAACTGCTTCGCCCGTGGTGAACGAAAAGCAGATCAAG
It encodes:
- the nirB gene encoding nitrite reductase large subunit NirB encodes the protein MNTNKNRRVVVIGNGMVGYKFCEKLVAKEKNGYQFTITVFGEEPRVAYDRVHLSAYFDGKTADDLTLAPQSWYAENAITLYLTDPVVDIDRERKEVRSHHGVVVPYDYLVLATGSGAFVPPVAGVEKDGVFVYRTIEDLDLIQSYARKARRGAVLGGGLLGLEAAKALLDLGLDEAHVVEFAPRLMPRQIDDAGSGILQQQLESLGLTIHLSKSTQEITGDEAITGMQFADGSRIDVDMLVISAGIRPRDELAKASGIETHPRGGILVDNFLQTSDPSIFAIGECAVAHHMIYGLVAPGYEMAEVVAARLTGTEKEFKPYDMSTKLKLIGTDVGSFGDPFASDCKTIVYENKAKGVYKRVNISTDGKELLGGILVGDADQYNMLLQTCKNKTILPPDPEDLILGSRGGEDAGSAAGVMGLPDDALICSCEAVTKAMLCHEIGENGHTTVDALKKATKACTGCGGCTPMVKDIIQGVLKEKGVYVRNILCEHFDYTRQELLDLVKINSLKTFGAVLDHIGKGDGCEVCKPAVASILASLWNENILEKGRATIQDSNDRFLANIQKGGTYSVVPRIPGGEITPDKLIVIGQVAKKYGLYTKITGGQRIDLFGAHVGDLPIIWEELIAAGFESGHAYGKSLRTVKSCVGSTWCRYGVQDSVSFAIEVEERYKGVRSPHKIKSGVSGCIRECAEAQSKDFGIIATEKGWNLYVGGNGGSKPQHAQLLASDVDKETCIRYIDRFLMFYIKTADPLTRTATWLNKLEGGMTYLRAVVVDDVLGIAGELEREMQLLVDTFTCEWKEAVENPALRARFAHFVNAPEQKDPTIQFESLRDQKRAKEWA
- a CDS encoding alginate export family protein; the protein is MKYTINRLTIACVLLLATRSTGVAQFSLVGQLRTRTELRNGLGNLAPKDAPAAFFTSQRTRLTFGYKWDRIQFQTSIQDVRVWGQDASTINNADGNRLMVHEAWAEVTLINRADTTIKFRPIENLSLKIGRQELVYDDVRLLGNLDWLQQGRRFDAALLKAQHRGWALDLGVGFNQNTDAFGMVGDNYTPGNVPASALSTKNVTLAIPAGFIPTAGKGGAPVLATPLSTNGQNQQFKSFQMAYLAHKFNQTKFSALLFKDDFQKYRSDSLGSAAAGYVYGRRYDVAGTNSRVTYGAMLIGQLGDASSKLGKVQWQAFAYGQNGKDRDGLSLKKAYHYGGNVMFQKGLLSFGPGYEVLSGNNATTIQSGETSRFDPLYGTPHRHWGYMDYFYVGTGSPAGGLQDAFLKFKYTGIRLTTTFDMHYFALAAPTYNKMPDAPIGTLLPNKLGMEYDFVANYALSRFTSLEFGYSIMKGTNSLEYTKQGTMDEKNKLGTWSYLMINIRPDFLATKR
- a CDS encoding NarK family nitrate/nitrite MFS transporter; the protein is MNPSTNKPLESLNIFRFSGVQMRTFHITWLTFFVCFFGWFGLAPLMPAIRADLGLTKPQVGNTIIAAVSATILARLVVGRLCDTWGPRKTYTALLLLGALPVMFVGLAHDYTTFLLFRLAIGVIGASFVITQFHTSMMFAPKIKGTANAVAGGWGNLGGGITQLAMPVIMAAIVGFGYTKPEAWRLAMIVPGVLMLIMAFVYYRFTQDTPAGNVDEIERSVATGEKVSFWAACADIRVWALALAYACCFGMEITFDGVAALYFFDNFKLEETQAGFWAMLFGGMNIFARALGGIVADKVGNKYGMRGKGILLAGMLVLEGVGIMLFAQAGSLPMAILSMITFALFLKMSNGSTYAIVPFVNPKAVGVISGVVGAGGNLGGMLMAFLFKSQSISYGQAFLYIGCAVAAAGLLLFLVNFSKSVVVEPAEAELQTA
- the cobA gene encoding uroporphyrinogen-III C-methyltransferase, encoding MMPKLTLVGAGPGDGELITLKGIRALRQADVVLYDDLANHTLLEFAPEQALKIYVGKRAGQASLTQEEINELIVRCAQEHSHVVRLKGGDPYVFGRGFEELEYVRRYAIDCEVVPGVSSSIAVPASQGIPVTSRGVSESFWVITGTTRNGELSEDLYLAAQSKATVVVLMGMRKVKEICAIFCEAGRGHLPMAIVQNGTRADEQCVIGQVWNIPQLAAEQGVGAPAVLVIGEVVSLHPSYLAESMRNFSMAC